In the Candidatus Tisiphia endosymbiont of Melanophora roralis genome, GTTTCGTGTATGATCAAGCCAATATCGCCCAAAAAAATAGTAGGAAAATATTGATAACGAAGTGGCAATGAAAAAAACAACTACAGTAACGCTTAATGCCGATAAAGTCAAAGTAGTACTGGCAGGAATAGCAAAAAAAACAATAGGAGATATAAAATAGAATAACAAAGAAGCTATACTATCTCTCTCAACTTTAGAATATCTTCCTGCTAAAAAACCAATTACTACACTCAGTAATACAGAAATGGTTTTAAAAAAAACTATAGTAAAAATTGCCATGTAATAAAAGCCAAAAGATATCAGATGCTGTTTTACTTAACCTTTTAGACAATAGCAAATTTATTCCACAATTAACATAAATAAAGTACCTTTATTCACCTAATTCTTGTATAGCAAGACACAAATCTGCTAATTGAGTTCTATATTTTTGTTTACTAAGATAGCGACTATTTAATTTAAGATTTTCAAAATCTTTATTACTGGTAGGTAAATATTGACAAATCTGTACTAATTCCTCATCAGAAATAAAATGTCTCCTTGGTAAATCTATTGTACTGGCTTGTTCCTCCCGATAAGCTGCCATAATTTTCATTTTATGAATAAAAGACTCTGAATGATTATTGAATCTAACTTTTTGCCAAGCTTTTTGTACATTAATAATATAATTTTCAACATTAAGCAAAGATTTTATTTGCTCGTCATATTCGTTTTGTAAGTTATTATCTTGAATTATTTGTCGCAATACCTTGTAAATCGGTTCTAAATATTCAACATCTTTAATAGCATAATTTAACATATTAGCATTAATTGGACGCTTTAACCAATTAGACCTTTGGTAAGTTTTATCAATGTGAACTAAGCAAATTTTGCTACATATATCCGAATAACTCAAATATTTACCAAAATCACAAATACCAGCTGCAATTTGTATGTCAAAAACATTTTTAGGCAGTTTCTTAAATAAACGATAAAATATCTCAAAATCCTCTCTAGGGGCGTGAACTATTTTAAGAATTTTATCGTTCAGAAATATTTCGTTAATAGGAGAAAGATCCAAATTGCTCAAAGTGTCAATTATCACTTTATAACTACTGGCCATAATTTGAATCATGCTAAGCTGAGCAAAATAGGTATTTTTACGCAAGAACTCAGTATCAACACTTATAGTCTTACAATCTAATAACTGTCGACAGAATTCATTTAATGCTTTCTGATTATCAATAATAAGTATTTTTGAAGTATTAGTAATTAAATTGCTCCTATATAATAAATTTGGTATTTTTCTATACGCGAATTTGGGATTCTATGCTTTTTTGTGGTTAAAAGTAGCGTAACACTTTTACGCTACTTTGTCAAAGATGGAATCCTTAATTTATAACACTTATCTTAAAATAAGTGTTTCATAAGTGCTACAATTAAAAAAACAATTAAGACATTTCAAGAAACAGATAATCGGAACTATTAAACTGATGTCTCCCATCGAACTAAGGTAAAATAGTCAAATAAGATTCTAATAATACTATTAGAATTTCATAAGTGTGAATTTTAACTATATCAACTCTTTCAATTCTTTTATATTACTAATTGGACAAATTAGGTTATTACTTAACTTTTCAAGTTTGGAGCAAATTAATTTATTGAATCCTAATTTCGTTGCTTCTTTTATTCTCATTTCTGCTGCATTGACTTTTCTTATTTCACCAGATAAACCAATTTCTCCAAAAAAAACACTATGTTCTGGCACAGCTTTATTATTTGCTGCAGAAATTAAAGCAGCTGCAACAGCTAAGTCTGAAGCTGGTTCTGAAATTTTAAGCCCACCAGCAACAGTTAAATATACTTCCTTAGAAGTTAAGTTAAGACCAAACCGTACATTAAGTACAGCTATTATCATTGATAATCTATTTAAATCCCATCCTACAACCGAACGTCTTGGCATTGGCATATTGGAAGGAGCAATTAATGCCTGAATCTCAATTAGTAATGGTCTAGATCATTCAATTCCAGCAAATACCGTTGTCCCGCTAACATTTTTATCCCTTTTCATCAAAAATAGCTCGGAAGGGCTAGAGACTTCCATAAGACCACTAGCAGTCATCTCAAAAACACCGATTTCTCCTATTCCACCAAATCTATTTTTAATAGAACGCAAAATACGAAAATGACTATTAGGATCACCTTCAAAATATAGTACGGTATCAACAAGATGTTCGAGTAACTTAGGACCAGCTAATTGCCCATCTTTTGTCACATGACAGCTAAGTAAAATAATAATATTATTTTGCTTAGCATAGCTAACCAATTCATTAGCACAGGCTCGAATCTGCGAAATAGTGCCAGGTGGTGATGATAGTGTGCGAGTTACCATTGTTTGAATTGAATCGATTACTACCAAATCAATATTATTTTTATCAGCATCAATAGTTGAGATAATATCTTCGATATTAGTGGCAGCTAAGATAGATGTTGTTCATTATTAAGACCTAATCTTAAGGCTCTTAGCTTTATTTGGTCAATGGATTCCTCACCAGTTATATATAAGCAATTCATTCTAATTTTATCACAAAAAGAACTTGCCACTAAGTGTAATAATAAAGTTGATTTACCAATGCCAGGATCACCACCAATTAAAATTGCCGAAGAGGAAACCAACCCGCCACCCAACACCCTATTTAATTCATTTATAGGTGTAGGAGTACGTAATGATTCCACAACAACACCATCAAGCTTTTGTATTTGTTGTTTATTGCCTAACCTAACTTGTACTTGACTAATTACCTCTTCCTCAATTGCTCCCCATAAGCCACAATCAAAACATTGTCCTGCCCATTTTGATGTACTATTACCACAATTTGTACATATATATTGCTTTTTAATTTTACTCACTTTCCTAATTTTAATTCCTAGTTAACCTAGATTTAGCCTGACATCCAAACGCCTTAGGATGTCATCCCACAACTGTTGAAAGTTTACAAATACCTATACCACAGCGTCATTGCGAGCGTAAGCGAAGCAATCTAGGAAACAATCTATAGATAAATGATGTTACTGGATTGCTTCGTCGGCTTTACAGCCTCCTCGCAATGACGTATAGGGAAGCTGTATTTACTAACTTTCAACAGTTGTGGATGTCATCCTATATGGTATTATGCCGCCAATAATTGCTCCAACAGACTATTCGCTTCCTCTATAATATCTTTTCCTACCAATGTTTTGGTAAATACTAACTTAGTATCCGGTTTTATTTTGGTTTGCTGAGGATATTTTATAACAAAATTTCTAATCTTATCAGCTATATCTGATTCTTTATAAAATTTTAAAACAAATCCTCGATCACCAGAGTCTAAATTTTCAATATTAAGCTTACTGCATTTATGCTTTATTTTTACTATATTAAGTAGATTATTAAACTCTGATGGGATAGGACCAAAACGGTCAACCATTTCGTCCTTAAAATTTTCAATATCTATATCATCAATTAAATTTCCAACTCTTCTGTACAAACTTAGTTTAAGAGCAGAATCTGCAATATAATTATCGGAAATGAAAACAGGTAATCCCAAATTAATTATTGGAACAAAAGCTTTTGGCTGCTCAATAACTTCATCCTTAAGAATTGCTATTTGTTC is a window encoding:
- a CDS encoding ribonuclease D — encoded protein: MLIIDNQKALNEFCRQLLDCKTISVDTEFLRKNTYFAQLSMIQIMASSYKVIIDTLSNLDLSPINEIFLNDKILKIVHAPREDFEIFYRLFKKLPKNVFDIQIAAGICDFGKYLSYSDICSKICLVHIDKTYQRSNWLKRPINANMLNYAIKDVEYLEPIYKVLRQIIQDNNLQNEYDEQIKSLLNVENYIINVQKAWQKVRFNNHSESFIHKMKIMAAYREEQASTIDLPRRHFISDEELVQICQYLPTSNKDFENLKLNSRYLSKQKYRTQLADLCLAIQELGE